A single Eleginops maclovinus isolate JMC-PN-2008 ecotype Puerto Natales chromosome 5, JC_Emac_rtc_rv5, whole genome shotgun sequence DNA region contains:
- the LOC134864141 gene encoding uncharacterized protein LOC134864141 produces the protein MTTGASVFLPSEYTSHFNSSEIRLYSTKLERLNISDPYNSPGVLFKSITSCSEDDVPDLRYADIHSYLVSFPSVYSGDSLRAYKSLEAYKWCQSGFVNNIQLWSLTSKNFGIITARVNHSQRLNESQLKPWVVVRNDGVVLGAHCNCTAGLGESCSHVSAVLFSLWGKNNARHEEISCTSKKCKWASPSEDAAKNVEYLQGKDIIFNHTQQNKKGNSTKGTSAPPSFPPLTAAEQTQFYQNLSQCRTQDGKSCRPAVLSVVRGYATSYVPKAVKLDLPEPLTSLYDKKARDLNLAELQERAEGIFEDLTVSETVRKEVTRNKLFHQKPPVCQNNIPWENISP, from the exons atgaccaccggtgccagtgttttcttaccgagcgagtatacttctcattttaattcaagtgaaattcggctttatagtacaaaattagagagattaaatataagcgacccatataattcacccggtgtgcttttcaagagcataacctcctgctctgaagacgatgtacccgacttgcgctacgcagacatccacagctatcttgtaagctttccatcagtgtactcaggagactccctcagagcgtacaaaagcttggaggcttacaaatggtgtcagtccggcttcgtaaacaacattcaactgtggagtcttacatccaaaaacttcggcatcatcactgcaagg gttaatcactcccaaaggcttaatgaaagtcaactaaagccatgggtggtggtgaggaacgacggtgttgtgctgggagcccactgcaactgcacagcgggactcggggagagctgctctcatgtgtcagctgttctcttcagtctgtggggaaaaaacaacgcaAGGCACGAGGAGATCAGCTGCACatccaaaaaatgcaagtgGGCCTCTCCCAGTGAGGATGCTGCGAAGAATGTGGAGTACCTGCAGGGCAAGGACATCATATTCAACCatactcaacaaaataaaaaggggaattccACCAAGGGTACCTCTGCGCCCCCATCTTTCCCAcccctgactgctgctgagcaaacacagttcTACCAAAATCTCTCACAGTGCCGGACTCAAGATGGGAAgtcctgcagacctgcagtCCTGTCAGTTGTTCGCGGGTACGCCACATCCTATGTACCCAAGGCTGTCAAGCTAGATTTACCTGAACCCCTTACCAGTCTGTATGACAAGAAGGCAAGAGACCTGAACCTGGCTGAATTACAAGAGCGTGCAGAAGGAATATTTGAGGACTTGACTGTCAGTGAGACAGTGAGAAAAGAAGTCACAAGAAACAA ACTCTTTCACCAGAAACCCCCTGTCTGCCAAAACAACATCCCCTGGGAGAATATTAG